GCTTAAACCTATTTCACGTTAAACCCCCGCCCTCCCATTACATGCTACTCCCCCCTGCCGCACGAATTTCCTATCCAGATAGTTTCTGaatgtttgaatttatagCAGCTTCAAGTTTAgaagggtttagggttttcaATCGCTGGACCAAGATGAAGCAAGTAGTGGGGATGGTGGTCTCAAACAAAATGCAGAAATCAGTTGTCGTTGCAGTGGACAGATTGTTTTATCACAAGCTCTATAATCGCTACGTTAAACGCACTTCCAAGTTCATGGCTCATGATGAGAACAATCAATGCAATATTGGTGATAGGGTGAGAATTTAATTCCATCTTTACTTCCccaattaatttgtttttctttatttcaattCACTTGATCAAGTTGTGGACTCGATGTATAGTTTCAGTTAAAACATCGTGCAAATTTGTTCGACATCACGGTAGTACTGGATGAAATGGATAGCATATAGCATGTTGTGGTGGTCGTTCTTTATGTTTGAAGagtttatttgttaaattacaTATGCATTatgttaatttatataattcttgtttcattttcatttctcttgAACATGTGCTTGGGGTTTGTTAGTATTTAACGTTTCTTGTTAATTCACTGTTGaaacaaattgaattttataacCTCAGGTTAAATTAGATCCTTCGAGGCCATTGAGCAAGCATAAACATTGGGTGGttgctgaaattttgaggAAAGCAAGAATTTACGAGCCACCATCACAAGATAAACAGTCTGTTTCAGACAAAAGCAATGTTTCAGCTCCTTCAACCACTTAAGgtttgattgatacacttgttattttctttttagaaagcCAAACTTGTATCTTATTGAGTTCTGGATCGTCCTGGGCGATCATAATCACTTGAATCTCTGATGACTATTTGCGGCAATTCTTTGTTTCCATTTAGAGTATATTGCAGTTGCACGTGattgttatttattagaaACTTTACTAGAATAcatctttttattgttatgtGAACAATATGTATTACCATCTTTCTTGATGGCATTGTAGGTTCATGAgcagttcttttttttttttctcgataTAATCAAACAGCTTTCACtgagataaaaatgaaagaatacaaggacATACAAAAAAACCAGCCCACCAAGCCACCTAAGTAAAATACTGTCTATGGAGTAGTTACAAAAGTTCTTCGAAATCGTAACCAAAAAAGACATGAAATCTAATAAAGGACCAAATTTCACTAAGATCCCCCTCTCTCTCTTGGAACACCCCATCATTCCTCTTGCCCCAAATGTCCCAAATAACCGCGTACACGCTGACAAGTCATAAAAAACCCCCTTTATCTCTGAAAGGCGGATGGAGGAGGAACTCCTCGATCGTCGCTTTGATGGTACGTAAACCAGCAAAGCTAAC
This is a stretch of genomic DNA from Cucumis sativus cultivar 9930 chromosome 4, Cucumber_9930_V3, whole genome shotgun sequence. It encodes these proteins:
- the LOC101211400 gene encoding uncharacterized protein LOC101211400 → MKQVVGMVVSNKMQKSVVVAVDRLFYHKLYNRYVKRTSKFMAHDENNQCNIGDRVKLDPSRPLSKHKHWVVAEILRKARIYEPPSQDKQSVSDKSNVSAPSTT